From one Catenulispora sp. GP43 genomic stretch:
- the hemE gene encoding uroporphyrinogen decarboxylase: MRAARRKPVGHTPVWFMRMAGRSLPEYKKIREGIPMLDSCLRPDLVTEITLQPVRRYGVDAAIFYSDIVVPLKAIGVDVEIVPNVGPVFANPVHDAAGLDRIRALDPASDFSFVTEAVGQLVGELGATPLIGFGGAPFTVGSYLIEGGPSKNHEKTKAMMLGEPELFAALMDRLADLTAEFLRVQIEAGASAVQLFDSWAGALSPRDYERYVMPHSAKVLAAVADLGVPRIHFGVGTGELLPLMAAAGADVVGVDWRVPLDEASRRIGPEYAVQGNLDPSVMFAPWPVIETRVREVLDEGARTPGHIFNLGHGVTPDMDPDRLARVVELVHEASAR, from the coding sequence GTGCGCGCCGCGCGCCGTAAGCCGGTCGGCCACACCCCGGTGTGGTTCATGCGCATGGCCGGCCGCTCGCTGCCGGAGTACAAGAAGATCCGCGAAGGCATCCCGATGCTGGACTCCTGCCTGCGGCCGGACCTGGTCACCGAGATCACCCTGCAGCCGGTGCGCCGCTACGGCGTGGACGCGGCCATCTTCTACAGCGACATCGTGGTGCCGCTCAAGGCGATCGGCGTGGACGTGGAGATCGTGCCGAACGTCGGCCCGGTGTTCGCGAACCCGGTCCATGACGCCGCCGGGTTGGACCGGATCCGGGCGCTGGACCCGGCCTCGGACTTCTCGTTCGTCACCGAGGCGGTCGGGCAGCTGGTCGGCGAGCTCGGCGCGACCCCGCTGATCGGCTTCGGCGGCGCCCCGTTCACGGTGGGCAGCTACCTCATCGAGGGCGGCCCGTCGAAGAACCATGAGAAGACCAAGGCGATGATGCTCGGCGAGCCGGAGCTGTTCGCGGCGCTCATGGACCGCCTGGCCGACCTGACCGCGGAGTTCCTGCGGGTGCAGATCGAGGCCGGCGCGAGCGCGGTGCAGCTGTTCGACTCCTGGGCCGGCGCGCTGTCGCCGCGGGACTACGAGCGCTACGTCATGCCGCACAGCGCGAAGGTGCTGGCGGCGGTGGCCGACCTCGGCGTGCCGCGCATCCACTTCGGCGTGGGCACCGGCGAGCTGCTGCCGCTGATGGCCGCCGCCGGCGCGGACGTGGTCGGCGTGGACTGGCGGGTGCCGCTGGACGAGGCCTCGCGCCGCATCGGGCCGGAGTACGCGGTGCAGGGCAACCTGGACCCGTCGGTGATGTTCGCGCCGTGGCCGGTGATCGAGACCCGGGTGCGCGAGGTCCTCGACGAGGGCGCGCGGACCCCGGGGCACATCTTCAACCTGGGCCACGGCGTGACGCCGGACATGGACCCGGACCGGCTGGCCAGGGTGGTCGAGCTGGTGCACGAGGCGTCGGCGCGCTGA
- the hemG gene encoding protoporphyrinogen oxidase — translation MTSEQTSSQGSDPGGAPALRPGPGAGLGSAPDVGPGAAPGTGPASVAVIGAGISGLAAAWYLKQALPDAAVTVFEGSPRLGGKLAVGEVGGVRVDLGAESILNRRPEAVDLARAVGLAADIVHPATASASVWSRGELVPMPKGHLMGVPGDPGVLAGLLSAAGLKRAEAGPGLPSRSLLRSQGQTDDIAVGAYVAGTFGHEVVDRLVEPLLGGVYAGHADEISLRAAIPALVPAYESGEPLDEAVSKILAGQAAAANPKPVFAGVRGGVGRLPVALAESCESAGVMIRRETMVRELTRTAGGWRLVSGPVPAPTAHEVGAVIVAVPGAPAARLLKDVAPAAAAELAEIEYASVALATFVFDDAALPAGSGFLVPPADGRYIKASTFSSVKWSWLAESGKTVVRASVGRHRETADLQREDADLAATALADVRTALGAPDALGEPVDWHVQRWGGGLPQYAVGHVARVERIRSAVAAQPGLAVCGAAYDGVGIAACVASALRAAREISTGPA, via the coding sequence ATGACCTCGGAGCAGACGTCGTCTCAGGGTTCGGATCCGGGCGGGGCGCCGGCGCTCAGGCCGGGGCCCGGTGCGGGACTCGGCTCGGCGCCGGATGTGGGGCCGGGTGCGGCGCCGGGTACGGGGCCGGCCTCCGTGGCCGTGATCGGCGCCGGCATCTCGGGCCTGGCCGCGGCCTGGTACCTCAAGCAGGCGCTGCCGGACGCGGCCGTCACCGTCTTCGAGGGCTCGCCCCGGCTCGGCGGCAAGCTCGCGGTCGGCGAGGTCGGCGGGGTCCGGGTGGACCTCGGCGCCGAGTCGATCCTGAACCGGCGGCCCGAGGCGGTGGACCTGGCCCGGGCCGTGGGGCTGGCCGCGGACATCGTGCATCCGGCCACGGCTTCGGCGTCGGTGTGGAGCCGGGGCGAGCTGGTGCCGATGCCCAAGGGACACCTGATGGGCGTTCCCGGGGATCCCGGCGTGCTGGCCGGTCTGCTGTCGGCGGCCGGGCTCAAGCGGGCCGAGGCGGGACCGGGGCTGCCGTCGCGTTCGCTGCTGCGCTCGCAGGGCCAGACCGACGACATCGCGGTCGGCGCGTACGTGGCCGGGACGTTCGGCCACGAGGTCGTGGACCGGTTGGTCGAGCCGCTGCTCGGCGGCGTCTACGCGGGCCACGCCGACGAGATCTCTTTGCGCGCCGCGATTCCGGCCCTGGTTCCCGCCTACGAGTCGGGCGAACCGCTGGACGAGGCGGTGTCGAAGATCCTCGCCGGGCAGGCCGCGGCAGCCAACCCCAAGCCGGTGTTCGCCGGGGTTCGCGGCGGTGTCGGGCGGCTCCCGGTCGCACTGGCAGAGTCCTGCGAAAGCGCGGGCGTCATGATCCGGCGCGAGACCATGGTCAGGGAACTGACTCGCACCGCCGGCGGCTGGCGCCTGGTGTCGGGCCCGGTGCCCGCGCCGACGGCCCACGAAGTCGGCGCGGTCATCGTGGCGGTACCCGGGGCCCCGGCCGCGCGGCTGCTGAAGGACGTGGCACCGGCCGCGGCGGCGGAGCTCGCAGAGATCGAATACGCCTCGGTCGCCCTGGCGACCTTCGTGTTCGACGACGCCGCGCTGCCCGCCGGGAGCGGCTTCCTCGTCCCGCCGGCCGACGGCCGGTACATCAAGGCTTCGACGTTCTCCAGCGTGAAGTGGTCCTGGCTCGCCGAGTCCGGCAAGACGGTGGTCCGCGCCTCCGTCGGCCGGCACCGCGAGACCGCGGACCTGCAGCGCGAGGACGCCGATCTGGCCGCGACGGCCCTGGCCGATGTGCGGACCGCGCTCGGCGCGCCGGACGCCCTCGGCGAGCCCGTCGACTGGCACGTCCAGCGCTGGGGCGGAGGGCTGCCGCAGTACGCGGTCGGGCACGTGGCGCGCGTGGAGCGGATCCGTTCCGCGGTGGCCGCGCAGCCGGGACTGGCGGTCTGCGGCGCGGCCTACGACGGCGTCGGGATCGCGGCGTGCGTCGCCTCGGCGCTGCGGGCGGCCCGCGAAATCAGTACCGGGCCCGCATAG